Proteins found in one Sorghum bicolor cultivar BTx623 chromosome 1, Sorghum_bicolor_NCBIv3, whole genome shotgun sequence genomic segment:
- the LOC8077127 gene encoding probable trehalose-phosphate phosphatase 9: MTKHGVVLEDVAAARHFSFPPPRTTTPTAGGGDSFRKLAAQVDLGAAVVGSWLDSMKASSPRHRLMAPLPGAADAEHDDWMERHPSALDRFDALAAAAKGKQVAVFLDYDGTLSPIVEDPDRAVMTDEMREAVRGVAARFPTAIVSGRCRDKVFSFVRLAELYYAGSHGMDIRGPTADPNHHGKAADSSSSVLCQPASEFLPVMEEVYAALVSRVEPSIPGAKVENNKFCLSVHFRCVEEAAWAPLFELVRAVLRDYPGLRLTQGRKVLEVRPMIRWDKGKALEFLLTALGFADADKDDVFPIYVGDDRTDEDAFRVLRARGQGAGILVSRFPKETSASFTLRDPAEVKDFLRKLVVVNADADTNNS, translated from the exons ATGACGAAGCACGGCGTGGTGCTCGAGGACGTCGCGGCGGCGCGGCATTTCTCGTTCCCGCCGCCGAGGACGACGACGCcgacggcgggcggcggcgactCGTTCAGGAAGCTTGCCGCGCAGGTGGACCTCGGCGCCGCCGTCGTGGGCTCCTGGCTCGACTCCATGAAGGCCTCGTCGCCCAGGCACAGGCTCATGGCGCCCCTGCCTGGCGCCGCCGACGCGGAGCACGACGACTGGATG GAGCGACACCCGTCGGCATTGGACCGGTTCGAcgcgctggcggcggcggctaaaGGGAAGCAGGTGGCGGTGTTCCTGGACTACGACGGCACGCTGTCTCCGATCGTGGAGGACCCCGACCGCGCCGTCATGACCGACGAG ATGAGGGAGGCGGTGCGCGGCGTGGCGGCGCGCTTCCCGACAGCGATCGTCAGCGGGCGGTGCCGGGACAAG GTGTTCAGCTTCGTGCGGCTGGCGGAGCTCTACTACGCCGGCAGCCACGGGATGGACATCCGAGGGCCCACCGCCGACCCCAACCACCACGGCAAG GCGGCGgattcgtcgtcgtcggtgctGTGCCAGCCGGCGAGCGAGTTCCTGCCGGTGATGGAGGAGGTGTACGCGGCGCTGGTGTCGCGGGTGGAGCCGTCCATCCCGGGCGCCAAGGTGGAGAACAACAAGTTCTGCCTGTCGGTGCACTTCCGGTGCGTGGAGGAGGCGGCCTGGGCGCCGCTCTTCGAGCTGGTCCGCGCCGTGCTCAGGGACTACCCGGGCCTGCGCCTCACGCAGGGCCGCAAGGTGCTCGAGGTCCGCCCCATGATCCGCTGGGACAAGGGCAAGGCGCTCGAGTtcctcctcaccgccctcggctTCGCCGACGCCGACAAAGACGACGTCTTCCCCATCTACGTCGGCGACGACCGCACCGACGAGGACGCGTTCCGGGTGCTGCGCGCGCGCGGGCAGGGCGCCGGGATCCTCGTGTCCAGGTTCCCCAAGGAGACCTCCGCGTCCTTCACGCTCCGCGACCCCGCCGAGGTCAAGGACTTCCTCCGCAagctcgtcgtcgtcaacgccGACGCCGACACCAACAACAGCTGA